Proteins from one Comamonas flocculans genomic window:
- a CDS encoding tyrosine-type recombinase/integrase, whose amino-acid sequence MPRIAKQLSERAVAAIKQPGRRAVGGVQGLHLLVSPTGWRSWVLRVVVAGTRKDWGLGAYPGVSLAAARDAARAVHDSIRAGEVPEPATSKRKRLAAEQLANTEKTFDFCVERFLDAKGVEWRNAKHRAQWRSTLAQYASPVLGALPVSEIERRHVLAVLTQPVGGESTLWLAKNETASRLRGRIERVLDWAAASGYRRSGENPAAWRGHLDALLPAPGKIQKTEHHRALPYADIPAFIAALRKRDGAAARALEFAILTAARSGEVRGATWDELDFENRLWTIPAGRMKAGREHRVPLSAAAVTLLKKLPGVADSPYVFPGARGPLSDMSLTAVLRRMNVDCVPHGFRSSFRDWAAAGNWPRELAELSLAHVTKGKVEAAYWRADALDKRRELMQAWAEYCQTHEETPPKKGGVNQAKKT is encoded by the coding sequence ATGCCACGCATCGCAAAACAACTTTCTGAACGTGCAGTAGCTGCCATCAAGCAGCCGGGGCGCCGGGCCGTCGGCGGCGTTCAAGGATTGCATTTGCTCGTGTCGCCGACCGGCTGGCGGTCGTGGGTGCTGCGCGTCGTCGTCGCTGGCACGCGGAAAGATTGGGGGCTCGGAGCGTACCCCGGAGTCAGCCTCGCTGCAGCACGCGACGCTGCGCGCGCGGTGCATGACAGTATCCGCGCCGGCGAAGTGCCCGAGCCCGCGACGAGCAAGCGCAAGCGGCTTGCCGCCGAGCAGCTCGCAAACACAGAAAAAACGTTTGATTTTTGCGTTGAGCGATTTTTGGACGCGAAGGGCGTCGAATGGCGCAACGCGAAGCATCGTGCGCAGTGGCGCAGCACGCTCGCGCAGTACGCCTCTCCGGTGTTGGGAGCGCTGCCTGTTAGCGAGATCGAGCGCCGGCACGTTCTCGCTGTGCTGACTCAGCCGGTCGGCGGCGAGTCAACACTGTGGCTCGCAAAAAACGAGACAGCGTCTCGACTACGCGGTCGCATCGAGCGCGTGCTTGATTGGGCGGCAGCGAGCGGCTACCGCCGCAGCGGCGAGAACCCCGCGGCCTGGCGCGGGCATCTTGACGCGCTGCTGCCGGCCCCGGGCAAGATTCAAAAGACCGAGCACCACAGGGCGCTACCGTATGCTGACATCCCGGCATTCATTGCCGCATTGCGCAAGCGCGACGGCGCAGCAGCGCGAGCGCTTGAATTCGCGATTCTCACCGCTGCACGGAGCGGCGAAGTGCGAGGTGCGACATGGGATGAGCTCGACTTCGAAAATCGACTTTGGACTATCCCTGCGGGCCGCATGAAAGCTGGGCGCGAACATCGCGTGCCGCTCTCCGCAGCGGCGGTCACGCTTCTCAAAAAGCTGCCCGGCGTTGCCGACTCTCCCTACGTTTTTCCAGGCGCTCGGGGCCCGCTGTCGGACATGAGCTTAACGGCGGTGCTGCGCCGAATGAACGTCGATTGCGTGCCACATGGGTTTCGTTCGTCGTTTAGAGACTGGGCTGCAGCCGGCAATTGGCCGCGAGAGCTCGCCGAACTCAGCCTAGCGCATGTCACCAAGGGCAAAGTTGAAGCTGCGTACTGGCGCGCAGATGCACTTGACAAGCGTCGCGAATTGATGCAGGCGTGGGCAGAATACTGCCAAACGCACGAAGAAACGCCCCCGAAAAAAGGGGGCGTGAATCAAGCGAAAAAGACCTGA
- a CDS encoding type I restriction-modification system subunit M gives MPPQPALSSFIWSVADLLRGDYKQSDYGKVILPFTVLRRLDCVLLPTKDAVLAELAAKEKLGVNPAPFLKRKTGLPFFNQSPLDLNKLLGDPSNVAQNLFAYIQGFGPEVRDIFEHFEFQAQIERLSKAGLLYQVTEKFCQVDLHPSRVSNADMGTVFEELIRKFAELSNETAGEHFTPREIIRLMVNLLYTEDGDALSKPGVVRTLYDPTAGTGGMLSVAGEYLAELNPKASLNVYGQELNPESFAICKADMLIKGQNVDNIVFGNTLSDDGHPGEHFDYMLSNPPFGVEWKKVEKEVRREHETQGFSGRFGPGLPRVSDGSMLFLLHLISKMRPTGEGGSRFGIVLNGSPLFTGGAGSGESEIRRYVLENDLLEAIVGLPTDMFYNTGISTYVWIISNRKPAARKGKVQLIDASGMWQKMRKSLGSKRKELSDAHIDRITRLFGDFVEAQEDDGTPISRIFDNEAFGYHSITVERPLRDEAGNIVLGQKGKQKGKPQPDASLRDTENVPYTEDVGEYFKREVLPHAPDAWIDPDKTKVGYEIPFNRHFYVFKPPRPLAKIDAELKQTTDRILDMIKGLSA, from the coding sequence ATGCCTCCTCAACCCGCGCTTTCCTCCTTCATCTGGTCCGTTGCCGATCTGCTGCGTGGTGACTACAAACAGTCGGATTACGGTAAGGTCATCCTCCCTTTCACCGTGCTGCGCCGCCTGGACTGCGTGCTCTTGCCTACCAAGGACGCCGTGCTGGCTGAACTGGCCGCCAAAGAAAAACTGGGCGTCAACCCCGCGCCATTTCTCAAGCGCAAGACCGGGCTGCCCTTCTTCAACCAGTCGCCGCTTGATCTGAACAAGCTGTTGGGCGACCCGTCCAACGTGGCGCAGAACCTGTTCGCCTACATCCAGGGCTTCGGGCCCGAAGTGCGCGACATCTTTGAGCACTTCGAGTTCCAGGCCCAGATCGAACGCCTGTCCAAGGCCGGGCTGCTCTACCAGGTTACCGAGAAGTTCTGCCAGGTGGACCTGCACCCCAGCCGCGTGAGCAACGCTGACATGGGGACGGTGTTCGAAGAGCTGATCCGCAAGTTCGCTGAACTCTCCAACGAAACCGCTGGCGAGCACTTCACCCCGCGCGAAATCATCCGCCTGATGGTCAACCTGCTGTACACCGAAGACGGCGATGCGCTGTCCAAACCCGGTGTGGTGCGCACCCTGTACGACCCGACTGCCGGCACCGGCGGCATGCTCAGCGTGGCGGGCGAATACTTGGCCGAACTCAACCCCAAGGCCAGCCTGAACGTCTACGGGCAGGAGCTCAACCCCGAGTCCTTCGCCATCTGCAAGGCGGACATGCTGATCAAGGGCCAAAACGTGGACAACATCGTCTTCGGCAACACGCTGAGCGATGACGGCCACCCCGGCGAGCACTTCGACTACATGCTCTCCAATCCGCCGTTTGGCGTGGAATGGAAGAAGGTCGAGAAGGAAGTGCGCCGTGAACACGAGACCCAGGGCTTCTCCGGGCGCTTCGGTCCCGGCCTGCCGCGCGTCTCAGACGGTTCGATGCTGTTCCTGCTGCACCTGATCAGCAAGATGCGACCCACGGGTGAAGGCGGCAGCCGCTTCGGCATCGTGCTCAACGGCTCGCCGCTGTTCACCGGCGGCGCGGGCTCGGGCGAATCGGAAATCCGCCGCTATGTGCTGGAGAACGACCTGCTTGAAGCCATCGTCGGCCTGCCCACCGACATGTTCTACAACACCGGCATCAGCACCTACGTCTGGATCATCAGCAACCGCAAGCCCGCAGCGCGCAAGGGCAAGGTGCAGCTGATTGACGCGTCAGGCATGTGGCAGAAGATGCGCAAGAGCCTCGGGTCAAAGCGCAAGGAACTGAGCGACGCGCACATCGACCGCATCACCCGCCTGTTTGGCGATTTTGTCGAGGCGCAGGAAGACGACGGCACCCCCATCAGCCGCATCTTCGACAACGAAGCCTTTGGCTACCACAGCATCACCGTCGAGCGCCCGCTGCGCGATGAAGCGGGCAACATCGTGCTGGGCCAGAAAGGCAAGCAAAAAGGCAAACCCCAGCCCGACGCCAGCCTGCGCGACACAGAGAACGTGCCCTACACCGAAGACGTGGGCGAATACTTCAAGCGCGAGGTGCTGCCCCACGCGCCCGACGCCTGGATCGACCCCGACAAGACCAAGGTGGGCTACGAAATTCCGTTCAACCGGCACTTCTACGTGTTCAAGCCGCCGCGCCCGCTGGCGAAGATTGACGCCGAGCTGAAGCAGACCACCGACCGCATCCTGGACATGATCAAGGGGCTGTCGGCATGA
- a CDS encoding restriction endonuclease subunit S, with product MSFPRYPEYKDSGVEWLGEVPAHWEVERIKRRCEVFPSNVDKKMHEGEKPVLLCNYTDVYYNDLIVAGLDFMAASATDEQIVRFTLQRGDTIITKDSETADDIGISAFVPDDLPGVVCGYHLTMIRPSVGIDGAFVKRLFDAHSTKAHLEVSANGLTRVGLGQYALDNLTFAWPPLNEQRNIATFLDRETAKIDALVAEQEKLIALLQEKRQAVIFHAVTKGLDPNVPMKDSGVEWLGEVPIHWEVSPFKWLLDRNDGGVWGDDPDGTDDTLVLRSTEQTVDGQWRLENAATRKLSATERAAALLESGDLVVTKSSGSSLHIGKTTLVTDEIAQLGCCYSNFMQRLRMKPSFSPLLAWYILNNDIARLQFDLLSNSTTGLANLNGTMIGQMMLAIPPGEEQTAIATFLDRETAKLDTLMTEARSAITLLQERRTALISAAVTGQIDVRGLAGGAIAPNSIAASAYPASDGG from the coding sequence ATGAGTTTTCCGCGATACCCGGAGTACAAGGACAGTGGGGTGGAGTGGCTGGGGGAAGTGCCGGCGCATTGGGAGGTTGAACGAATTAAGCGTCGCTGCGAGGTTTTCCCAAGCAACGTAGACAAGAAGATGCATGAAGGCGAAAAGCCTGTGCTTCTCTGTAACTACACCGACGTGTACTACAACGACCTCATCGTCGCCGGATTGGATTTCATGGCGGCCTCGGCGACTGATGAGCAGATTGTTCGCTTCACGCTACAGCGTGGCGACACCATCATCACCAAGGATTCGGAGACAGCAGACGACATAGGCATTTCGGCTTTCGTGCCAGATGACCTTCCGGGTGTTGTCTGCGGTTACCACCTAACGATGATTCGACCGAGCGTTGGAATCGATGGCGCATTCGTGAAGCGCTTGTTCGATGCGCACTCAACGAAAGCGCATCTTGAGGTATCAGCCAACGGTTTGACACGCGTAGGGCTTGGGCAATATGCGTTGGACAACCTGACCTTTGCTTGGCCTCCGCTGAATGAGCAGAGGAACATCGCCACCTTCCTCGACCGCGAAACCGCCAAGATCGACGCGCTGGTGGCCGAGCAGGAAAAGCTGATCGCCCTGCTGCAGGAAAAGCGCCAGGCCGTCATCTTCCACGCCGTGACCAAGGGGCTGGACCCGAACGTGCCGATGAAGGACTCGGGCGTGGAGTGGCTGGGGGAGGTGCCAATTCACTGGGAGGTCAGTCCATTCAAATGGCTACTTGATCGAAATGATGGCGGTGTCTGGGGAGACGATCCAGATGGCACTGATGACACCTTGGTACTTCGATCAACCGAACAAACCGTAGACGGTCAATGGCGGCTGGAAAACGCTGCGACGCGCAAACTATCGGCAACGGAACGAGCGGCAGCTCTACTGGAATCGGGCGACCTCGTCGTCACCAAGTCAAGCGGAAGTTCATTGCACATTGGCAAGACCACCCTTGTCACAGATGAAATCGCGCAACTCGGCTGTTGCTATTCCAACTTCATGCAACGCTTGCGAATGAAGCCGTCGTTTAGCCCATTACTCGCTTGGTACATCCTGAACAACGACATTGCCCGACTTCAATTTGATCTGCTATCCAACTCCACGACCGGGCTTGCCAATTTGAACGGCACCATGATCGGCCAGATGATGTTGGCGATCCCACCCGGTGAGGAACAAACCGCCATCGCCACCTTCCTCGACCGCGAAACCGCCAAGCTCGACACCCTGATGACCGAAGCCCGCTCCGCCATCACCCTCCTGCAAGAACGCCGCACTGCCCTGATCTCCGCCGCCGTCACCGGCCAGATCGACGTGCGCGGGCTGGCGGGCGGCGCAATTGCTCCTAATTCAATAGCTGCCAGCGCTTATCCAGCAAGCGATGGTGGCTGA
- a CDS encoding rhodanese-like domain-containing protein, producing the protein MVPQVRPRDLEAWLAARSERGPLLLDVREPWELKLAHVAPRGLECISIPMATLPARLEELDKTRPLACLCHLGGRSMQVALYLQQQGFEDVANVAGGIHAWSLELDPDIPCY; encoded by the coding sequence ATGGTCCCGCAGGTACGCCCTCGCGATCTCGAGGCCTGGCTGGCCGCGCGCAGCGAGCGCGGTCCACTGCTGCTGGACGTGCGAGAACCCTGGGAGCTGAAGCTCGCGCACGTCGCCCCGCGCGGCCTGGAATGCATCAGCATCCCCATGGCAACACTGCCCGCCCGCCTGGAAGAGCTGGACAAGACCCGCCCGCTGGCCTGCCTGTGCCACCTGGGCGGGCGCAGCATGCAGGTGGCGCTCTATTTGCAGCAGCAAGGCTTCGAGGATGTCGCCAACGTGGCGGGCGGCATCCACGCATGGTCGCTCGAGCTCGATCCAGACATTCCCTGCTACTGA
- a CDS encoding HigA family addiction module antitoxin: MVAAIDSQPTVSDWKHMDTSEVRHPGERIKAEVFPANMSVTKAAELIGVGRPALSNLLNGKASLTADMATRIEKAFGFPRKDLLEMQAQYDAFKAKQKSIPTNAKAYVPPFLAIKANDIESWASHNIVARSRFAVFLRTLVHSTGSGLTEVDFPGNDDSQRAGWDGRIVANEGTAWVPAGHSGWEFGTNEDPKTKADKDYKKSVAATDANDRASMEFVFVTPRRWAGKNAWVTEKKKEGSWKDVRAYDSSDLEQWVDQSLPGQVWFANETGSPTQSVRSLDKCWTDWANVATPPLPGSLFSSAIEDAKRKLASRLAKGPKGPIVVAADSTNEALAFVAQCFGPEGSAELEPYRYQILVFDKAGVLPKLAGGTRPIIPVVHSREVELELAPYAEQLHSIVVYPRNSVNAEPDIVLEPVSFETFDSALKGIGKNRDEIKSLANESGRSLTVLRRRLATVEAVRMPLWATQQQAPENLIAFMLVGAWHALNETDMAGLSLLAGDRAYEALEKDFQRLIQLNDSPLWSIGTYRGVVSKIDLLYAIARYVTRDDLKRYFDVARMVLGEDDPSLDLAEDQRWAASIHGKTREFSPAFRQGISETLVLLAVHGVGLFKARLGIDTEVEAALVVRDLLSDPLTTRTLEANDRDLPLYAEAAPTEFLSIIERDLKTSSPAVFGLLRPAGSGIFGSPSRTGLLWALEGLAWNPETLPRTVMILARLAQIEINDNWVNKPAHSLAAIFRSWMPQTAANNDERLALVKVLFNRFPDVAWTLCVAQFGNHHQVGDYSHKPTWRPDGYGHGEPFPTWGPILEFAGKMIELGKVCTTRLMAQADA; encoded by the coding sequence ATGGTCGCTGCCATCGATTCACAGCCAACAGTTAGCGATTGGAAGCATATGGACACCAGCGAAGTCCGTCATCCTGGCGAACGCATCAAGGCAGAGGTTTTCCCGGCGAATATGTCCGTGACTAAAGCCGCCGAGCTTATTGGCGTCGGACGTCCGGCACTTTCCAACCTGCTTAACGGGAAAGCGTCCCTCACTGCAGATATGGCGACTCGCATCGAGAAGGCATTCGGATTCCCCAGGAAAGATCTGCTCGAAATGCAGGCTCAGTACGACGCCTTCAAGGCTAAACAGAAGAGTATCCCGACGAACGCGAAAGCGTATGTCCCCCCGTTCCTGGCAATCAAAGCCAACGACATAGAGAGTTGGGCTTCGCACAACATCGTCGCTCGCAGCAGGTTCGCGGTATTCCTGAGGACTTTGGTCCATTCGACAGGGAGCGGACTCACGGAAGTCGACTTCCCGGGTAACGACGACTCCCAGCGTGCCGGCTGGGACGGTCGAATCGTGGCGAACGAGGGAACTGCTTGGGTGCCGGCTGGCCACTCGGGTTGGGAGTTTGGCACCAACGAGGATCCTAAGACGAAAGCGGACAAAGATTACAAGAAAAGCGTAGCTGCAACTGATGCAAATGACAGGGCATCGATGGAATTCGTTTTCGTCACTCCTCGCAGATGGGCTGGCAAAAACGCTTGGGTTACTGAAAAGAAGAAAGAAGGTTCCTGGAAAGACGTCCGGGCCTATGACTCCAGCGACCTTGAGCAGTGGGTGGATCAGTCTCTGCCCGGCCAAGTATGGTTTGCCAACGAGACAGGATCCCCGACGCAGAGCGTCCGCTCGCTCGACAAGTGCTGGACAGACTGGGCGAACGTGGCAACTCCACCGCTGCCCGGCTCGCTGTTCAGTTCGGCCATCGAGGACGCGAAGCGCAAGCTCGCTTCCCGCCTCGCGAAGGGGCCCAAAGGTCCAATCGTGGTCGCAGCGGACTCCACCAACGAAGCGCTGGCCTTTGTTGCCCAGTGCTTTGGCCCCGAAGGAAGTGCCGAACTGGAACCTTATCGGTACCAGATCCTGGTTTTCGATAAAGCTGGTGTCCTACCGAAACTTGCAGGCGGAACGAGGCCGATCATTCCAGTAGTGCACTCGCGCGAAGTCGAACTTGAACTCGCGCCGTACGCTGAACAATTGCACTCCATCGTGGTGTATCCAAGGAACTCCGTCAACGCAGAGCCGGATATCGTTCTCGAACCCGTCAGTTTCGAAACATTCGATTCCGCGCTTAAAGGCATTGGCAAGAACCGGGATGAGATCAAGAGCCTAGCAAACGAGTCGGGACGCTCACTTACCGTCCTGCGCCGCCGGCTCGCGACCGTCGAGGCCGTACGAATGCCACTTTGGGCGACACAGCAACAGGCCCCGGAGAACCTAATCGCCTTCATGCTGGTAGGCGCGTGGCACGCGCTCAACGAAACCGACATGGCAGGACTGTCCCTGCTGGCAGGCGACCGCGCGTACGAAGCACTGGAAAAGGACTTCCAACGCCTGATCCAACTGAACGACTCACCGCTTTGGTCCATCGGGACATATCGCGGGGTCGTCTCGAAGATCGACCTACTCTACGCCATTGCTCGCTACGTGACCCGCGATGACCTGAAGCGGTATTTCGACGTCGCTCGGATGGTGCTGGGCGAGGATGATCCCTCTCTTGATCTCGCCGAAGACCAGCGATGGGCCGCGTCCATTCACGGCAAGACTCGGGAATTTTCTCCAGCGTTCCGTCAGGGCATTTCGGAAACGCTCGTACTCCTAGCCGTTCACGGGGTGGGCCTTTTCAAGGCACGCTTGGGGATAGATACGGAGGTCGAGGCCGCCCTGGTAGTGCGCGACCTACTTAGCGATCCCCTCACCACGCGCACCCTCGAAGCCAACGACCGCGACCTGCCCCTCTACGCTGAAGCAGCGCCGACCGAATTTCTCTCGATCATCGAGCGCGACCTGAAAACGAGCAGTCCCGCAGTTTTCGGCCTCCTTCGTCCCGCTGGGTCCGGCATATTCGGCAGTCCCAGCCGCACTGGACTGCTCTGGGCGTTGGAAGGGCTCGCATGGAATCCGGAGACGCTTCCTCGTACGGTGATGATTCTCGCACGTCTCGCGCAGATAGAGATCAACGACAACTGGGTCAACAAACCGGCGCATTCGCTGGCAGCGATATTCCGATCATGGATGCCCCAGACTGCAGCCAATAATGACGAGCGCTTGGCGCTGGTAAAAGTCCTGTTCAACAGGTTCCCGGATGTCGCCTGGACGCTTTGCGTCGCGCAATTCGGCAACCACCACCAAGTCGGGGACTACAGCCACAAGCCGACTTGGCGCCCGGACGGATACGGCCACGGTGAGCCGTTTCCGACGTGGGGGCCGATATTAGAGTTCGCGGGCAAAATGATAGAGCTAGGGAAGGTCTGCACAACCCGCCTCATGGCGCAAGCTGACGCGTGA
- a CDS encoding IS5 family transposase codes for MKQMSLATSGFELSPKRTRKRAFLDEMDAVIPWPDLLALIAPHAPAGKTGRPPFALETMLRIHLLQQFFGHSDPAMEEALHDVPLYREFAHLDAGITRLPDESTILRFRHLLERNELAAQILATVNAQLAARGLLLKSGTVVDATLIAAPSSTKNKDGQRDPEMHQTKKGNQWHFGMKAHIGVDADSGLVHTVTTTAANAHDITQAAALLHGEETQVFADSGYRGVDKRGEVQDQHPDTRWHIAMMPGKRKKLDKNRPLDVLLDQMETVKARIRAKVEHQFRVLKCQFGHRKVRYKGLAKNTSQLLVLFALSNLWMVRKRILQGARA; via the coding sequence ATGAAGCAAATGAGCCTTGCCACAAGCGGATTTGAACTTTCCCCCAAGAGGACGCGCAAGCGTGCATTCCTCGATGAGATGGATGCCGTCATCCCATGGCCTGATCTTCTGGCGCTGATTGCACCGCACGCGCCTGCAGGCAAGACGGGGCGCCCTCCCTTTGCGCTGGAGACGATGCTGCGCATTCACCTGCTGCAGCAATTCTTCGGGCACTCCGACCCGGCGATGGAAGAAGCCTTGCACGACGTTCCCCTGTACCGAGAGTTCGCCCACTTGGACGCGGGCATCACCCGCCTGCCCGACGAAAGCACCATCCTGCGCTTTCGACACCTCTTGGAGAGGAACGAGCTGGCAGCTCAAATCCTTGCCACCGTCAATGCCCAACTGGCCGCCCGTGGTCTGCTGCTCAAGAGCGGCACCGTGGTCGATGCCACCTTGATTGCCGCACCCAGTTCCACCAAGAACAAGGATGGGCAGCGCGACCCTGAGATGCACCAAACCAAGAAGGGCAACCAATGGCACTTCGGTATGAAGGCGCACATTGGCGTGGATGCCGATTCGGGCTTGGTGCACACCGTCACCACCACGGCCGCCAACGCCCACGACATCACGCAGGCAGCGGCGCTGTTGCACGGCGAGGAAACACAAGTCTTTGCAGATTCGGGCTACCGAGGTGTTGACAAGCGTGGCGAAGTACAGGATCAACACCCCGATACCCGTTGGCACATCGCCATGATGCCGGGCAAGCGCAAGAAGCTCGACAAGAACCGCCCCCTGGATGTGTTGCTCGATCAGATGGAGACCGTCAAGGCGCGTATCCGCGCCAAGGTCGAGCACCAGTTCCGAGTTCTCAAGTGCCAGTTTGGCCACCGCAAGGTGCGCTACAAGGGCCTGGCCAAGAACACCAGCCAGCTTCTGGTGCTGTTTGCGCTGTCCAATCTGTGGATGGTGCGCAAGCGCATTTTGCAGGGAGCGCGGGCATGA
- a CDS encoding DNA-binding protein gives MSLSNLQAIGRLQAQPPDPPAMAKLLQAARQNLADARVQQISASNRFDAAYKCIMQCAMLGLWANGWRTSTSQPGHHQTAIQTLDQTLGVPKPDLIVLDALRRQRNVNDYEGDPIADATLHACLAAADKLLGHTLRWLQAQHPEWGLV, from the coding sequence ATGAGCTTGAGCAACTTGCAGGCCATTGGCCGCCTGCAGGCGCAGCCGCCTGACCCGCCCGCCATGGCCAAGCTGCTGCAGGCAGCGCGGCAGAACCTGGCCGATGCGCGGGTGCAGCAGATCAGCGCCAGCAATCGCTTTGACGCGGCCTACAAATGCATCATGCAGTGCGCCATGCTGGGCCTGTGGGCCAACGGCTGGCGCACCTCCACCAGCCAGCCCGGCCACCACCAGACGGCCATCCAGACGCTGGACCAGACCCTGGGCGTGCCCAAGCCCGACCTGATCGTGCTGGACGCCCTGCGCCGCCAGCGCAATGTGAACGACTATGAGGGCGACCCCATTGCCGACGCCACCCTGCACGCCTGCCTGGCGGCCGCAGACAAGCTGCTGGGGCATACGCTGCGCTGGCTGCAGGCCCAGCACCCGGAATGGGGCTTGGTGTGA
- a CDS encoding IS3 family transposase (programmed frameshift) produces MNNATKFSAEVRERAVRMVQEGRGEYPSLWKAVAAIAPKIGCTPTTLLSWVKRAQVDGGQRPGVTTHERDEIKALQREVKELRRANEILRLASAFFAPGGARPQIQVNAFIDRHREVHGVEPICRTLQVAPSAYWRHAACQRDPELRSERAKRDEVLAVEIERVYNANWQVYGVRKLWHQLQREGIAVARCTVARLMKHLGIEGARRGRRVRTTMADAAQPCPLDRVNRNFTAERPNQLWVVDFTYVSTWQGWLYVAFVTDVFARRIVGWQTSTCMNTDFVLDALEQALHARQPDKGALTHHGDRGSQYLSWRYSERLVDAGVAASVGSVGDAYDNALAETINGLYKTEVIKRLGPWRSREQLALATLRWVHWFNTERLLEPIGNIPPVEAEAKYFSNLAIKHASEEAATLTT; encoded by the exons ATGAACAATGCAACGAAGTTTTCCGCAGAGGTGCGCGAACGCGCAGTGCGGATGGTGCAGGAGGGACGGGGCGAGTATCCCTCCCTGTGGAAGGCCGTGGCGGCGATTGCCCCCAAGATCGGCTGCACACCCACAACCTTGCTGAGCTGGGTCAAGCGCGCCCAGGTTGATGGCGGGCAGCGGCCCGGCGTCACCACGCACGAGCGCGATGAGATCAAGGCGCTGCAGCGTGAGGTCAAGGAGTTGCGGCGCGCCAACGAGATATTGCGCCTTGCCAGCGCTTTTTTCGCCC CAGGCGGAGCTCGACCGCAAATTCAAGTGAACGCGTTCATCGACAGGCACCGCGAAGTGCATGGGGTCGAGCCGATCTGCAGGACGTTGCAGGTCGCCCCGTCGGCGTACTGGCGTCACGCTGCTTGTCAGCGCGATCCTGAACTGCGTAGCGAGCGAGCCAAACGCGATGAGGTGCTGGCCGTAGAGATTGAGCGTGTGTACAACGCCAACTGGCAGGTCTATGGCGTGCGCAAGCTCTGGCACCAGTTGCAGCGTGAGGGTATTGCCGTGGCTCGCTGTACCGTGGCTCGGCTGATGAAGCACCTGGGCATCGAAGGTGCACGCCGTGGCAGGCGCGTGCGCACCACTATGGCCGATGCCGCCCAGCCGTGCCCGCTCGATCGGGTCAATCGCAACTTCACCGCCGAGCGACCCAACCAGCTATGGGTGGTCGACTTCACGTACGTGTCCACCTGGCAGGGATGGCTGTACGTGGCCTTCGTCACCGACGTCTTTGCCCGCCGTATCGTGGGCTGGCAGACAAGCACGTGCATGAACACCGATTTCGTGCTGGACGCCCTGGAGCAGGCATTGCACGCGCGTCAGCCGGACAAGGGCGCGCTCACGCATCACGGGGACAGAGGCTCACAGTATCTGTCCTGGCGCTACAGCGAGCGCCTGGTCGACGCTGGCGTTGCCGCCTCGGTGGGCTCCGTGGGTGACGCCTACGACAACGCCTTGGCCGAGACGATCAATGGCCTGTACAAGACCGAGGTGATCAAGCGACTGGGGCCGTGGAGATCTCGTGAGCAACTGGCGCTGGCCACACTGCGCTGGGTCCACTGGTTCAACACCGAACGACTGCTTGAACCCATCGGTAACATTCCACCAGTAGAAGCTGAAGCAAAATACTTCAGTAACTTGGCAATCAAACACGCTTCGGAAGAGGCGGCCACTTTAACCACGTAG
- a CDS encoding nucleotidyltransferase domain-containing protein, which produces MSNTQDAMNLLFPANRQQVLAALLLQPGHSLHLRELARLTGSHAGTLGRELGKLAQAGLLLRSDQGNQARYSANVQHPLFPELSAMFRKTHGVVPALRTALEPLAGQIALVFVYGSLASGSATEHSDVDVLLVGSVDFVAVVQALYPLHEQLGREVNPVVWAPQELADKARAGDAFVRDVLRKPKLWIKGDDHELEQLAGHWPPAGAAA; this is translated from the coding sequence ATGAGCAACACACAGGACGCCATGAACCTGCTGTTCCCCGCCAACCGTCAACAAGTGCTGGCGGCGCTGCTGCTGCAGCCGGGGCACAGCCTGCACCTGCGCGAACTGGCGCGGCTGACGGGCAGCCATGCGGGCACCCTGGGGCGCGAGCTGGGCAAGCTGGCCCAGGCGGGGCTGCTGCTGCGCAGCGACCAGGGCAACCAGGCGCGCTACAGCGCCAATGTGCAGCACCCGCTGTTCCCCGAGCTCTCCGCCATGTTCCGCAAAACGCATGGCGTGGTGCCCGCGCTGCGCACCGCGCTGGAGCCGCTGGCGGGGCAGATTGCGCTGGTGTTTGTCTATGGTTCGCTGGCCAGCGGCAGTGCCACCGAGCACAGCGATGTGGATGTGCTGCTGGTGGGCAGCGTGGATTTTGTGGCGGTGGTGCAGGCGCTGTACCCGCTGCACGAGCAACTGGGGCGCGAGGTGAACCCGGTGGTCTGGGCGCCGCAGGAGCTGGCCGACAAGGCCCGGGCGGGCGATGCCTTTGTGCGCGACGTGCTGCGCAAACCCAAACTGTGGATCAAGGGAGACGACCATGAGCTTGAGCAACTTGCAGGCCATTGGCCGCCTGCAGGCGCAGCCGCCTGA